From candidate division Zixibacteria bacterium HGW-Zixibacteria-1, the proteins below share one genomic window:
- a CDS encoding radical SAM protein — translation MRIIGQSGRDDLATVYMAELQPDRYVEFVESVQPPYPRDEKWVLIVSTLYGCPVGCLMCDAGGWYKGKLSAEDILNQINFLVLNRYSDRHIPASKFKIQFARMGEPSLNDNVLHVLEELPQRYDAPGLMPCISTVAPKGSEMFFERLAEIKDKLYSSGKFQMQFSIHSTCDKTRDKIIPVKKWDFDKIAAYATRFYRHGDRKIALNFALAENYPVSTAIIAEKFDPNIFMVKITPVNPTINAESNGIINLVNDKNRIRVDDLLNDLYKSGFDVILSVGELEENRIGSNCGQYIKHFMNTGIEPDAAYNYEFSPITPSFKP, via the coding sequence ATGCGTATAATAGGTCAATCGGGCCGCGATGATCTGGCCACCGTATATATGGCCGAGTTGCAGCCCGATAGATATGTCGAGTTTGTCGAATCGGTCCAGCCGCCGTACCCGCGCGATGAAAAGTGGGTGCTGATCGTATCCACTCTCTATGGCTGCCCGGTCGGATGCCTCATGTGCGATGCCGGAGGCTGGTACAAGGGAAAACTCTCGGCCGAAGATATTCTTAATCAAATCAACTTTCTGGTTCTCAATCGTTACTCGGATCGTCATATCCCGGCTTCCAAATTCAAGATCCAATTTGCACGAATGGGGGAACCCTCACTGAATGACAATGTCCTTCATGTGCTGGAAGAACTTCCCCAAAGGTATGATGCGCCCGGTTTAATGCCCTGTATTTCGACCGTCGCTCCGAAAGGATCGGAAATGTTTTTTGAACGGCTTGCGGAAATAAAAGATAAATTGTATTCCAGCGGAAAATTCCAGATGCAGTTCTCGATTCATTCCACCTGCGATAAAACAAGAGACAAGATTATCCCGGTGAAAAAATGGGATTTCGATAAGATTGCCGCATATGCCACCCGGTTTTACCGCCATGGTGACCGTAAAATCGCCCTCAATTTCGCCTTGGCCGAAAATTATCCGGTATCGACCGCCATCATTGCCGAAAAATTCGATCCAAATATTTTCATGGTAAAAATTACGCCGGTCAATCCAACCATTAATGCCGAGAGCAACGGCATAATCAATCTGGTCAATGACAAAAATCGAATAAGAGTCGATGATTTATTGAATGATTTATACAAATCCGGTTTTGACGTCATTTTGAGCGTCGGGGAACTTGAAGAAAACCGCATCGGCAGCAATTGCGGGCAATATATCAAACATTTCATGAATACCGGCATCGAGCCCGATGCCGCGTATAATTACGAATTTTCCCCGATAACACCTTCGTTCAAACCCTGA